The Candidatus Hydrogenedentota bacterium genome has a segment encoding these proteins:
- a CDS encoding trypsin-like peptidase domain-containing protein, translating into MSPSRRSTVSFFVFLAFAVCLAPLAAPADELAEKGRAVFESTRAAVVTVKIASSISFGGQDREREAEANAVVIAGDGLAVLSLSAVDPTSILAMMGEEMDGTTSKLVSLKMVYGDSSEHDAELVLRDKDLDLGFIRPVEKPAEALPFVNPETAAVPAILDPVVVVGQMGPVAQRAHTSFIERIEGLVEKPRPFYFMGTHRSDSVLCSPVFTLDGALVGVGTLRMQKGGTTGGDSMVVIIPTAQVRELLGQVPPRAE; encoded by the coding sequence ATGTCCCCCAGCCGCCGCTCCACAGTATCTTTTTTCGTTTTTCTCGCGTTTGCCGTCTGTCTGGCCCCCCTGGCGGCCCCGGCGGACGAGCTCGCGGAGAAGGGGCGCGCTGTGTTTGAGTCCACCCGGGCCGCGGTGGTGACGGTGAAGATCGCCAGCAGCATCTCCTTCGGCGGGCAGGACCGGGAGCGGGAGGCGGAGGCGAACGCGGTGGTGATCGCCGGGGACGGGCTGGCGGTGCTGTCGCTGTCGGCGGTGGACCCGACGTCCATCCTGGCGATGATGGGCGAGGAGATGGACGGCACGACGAGCAAGCTGGTGTCGCTGAAGATGGTGTACGGGGACAGTTCGGAGCATGACGCGGAGCTGGTGCTGCGGGACAAGGACCTGGACCTGGGCTTTATCCGCCCGGTGGAGAAGCCGGCGGAGGCGCTGCCCTTTGTCAATCCGGAGACGGCCGCCGTGCCGGCCATCCTGGACCCGGTGGTGGTGGTGGGGCAGATGGGTCCGGTGGCCCAGCGGGCGCACACATCCTTCATCGAGCGCATTGAGGGGTTGGTCGAGAAGCCCCGGCCCTTCTATTTTATGGGGACGCACCGGTCGGACAGCGTGCTGTGCTCGCCGGTGTTCACGCTGGACGGCGCGCTGGTGGGCGTCGGCACGCTGCGCATGCAGAAGGGCGGCACCACCGGCGGGGACAGCATGGTGGTGATCATTCCGACGGCGCAGGTTCGGGAGCTTCTGGGCCAGGTTCCGCCGCGGGCGGAGTGA